Part of the Halobaculum halobium genome, GCTCGTCTCGGTGAGGCCGTACCCCTCGTAGATCTTCACGTCGAACAGCTCCTCGAATCGACGCAGCACCTCGACGGGGATACCCGACCCGCCGACGCCGCACAGCCGGAGGCTGGAGAGGTCGCGCTCGGCGGCGTCCGGCTGGTTGATCGCGTCGTTGTACATCGCGGGGACGCCGTGCATCAGCGTCAGTTCCCGGGACTCGATGAGGTCGAACGCCTGCTGTGCGTCCCACGCGGGCAGCGGGTAGTACGCGCCGCCGTCGAACAGCGTCGCGTTCATCACGACCGTCATGCCGTAGATGTGGAACAGCGGAAGGACGCCCAGCTGCCTGTCGTCGGTCGATATCCCGCCCGGGACGAGCGAGGCGGACATCGCCGCGTTCGACGCGAGGTTGTCGTGGGTGAGGAGGACGCCCTTCGGCGTCCCGGTGGTCCCCGAGGTGTACGGCTGACAGGCGATGTCGTCGTCCCCGCGATCGACCGTCTCGAACGCCGGGTCGCCGCAGAACTCCTCGAAGGAGACGGTCCCCTCGACCGCCTGACCGATCGTGACGACGGTGTGCACGTCGGTGTCCTCGCGTACGTCCGCGACGTGCTCGGCCAGGTCCGGCAGCGTGACGACCACCTCGGCGCCGGAGTCGGTGAGCATGTGCTCGATCTCGCGGGACTTGTACTGCGGGTTCATCGGAACGACGACCCCGCCGGCTCGCAGCGTTCCGTGGAAGCCGATCACGAACTGCGGAAGGTTCGGTAGGTAGATGCCGACCCGGCCGCCGGTGTCGACGCCGGCGTCGGCGAGTCCGGACGCGAACGCCCCTACCTGCCCCCAGAGGTCCCGATAGCTGATGTCGGTCCCGTCGTACCACACCGCCGTCTCGTCGGGGTGTTCCTCGGCGGTCGAACCGACGTGCGTGACGAGGTTTGTCATGCCATCGAACCGGTGGGTCGGTCCCGGCTAAAGTCTTTCCCGGTCGTTCACGAAGGTAGGTGGCGGCGATCGGTCCGTGCGACGGCGACGCGCTCTCCCGTCGCGACCCGCTGTGCGGTGCGACCGCGAGTCGGTGGAGCCATAGCCGTGCGGGACCGACGGCTCGCCATGAGCGAGACGACCGGACCCGAACTCGTTCGCCAGACAGCGACGCGCAGGCGCCTGCTCGCGGCCGTCGGAGCGACGGGAGTAGCGGCGGCGCTTTCGGGCTGTATTGGCGGCGGTGGCACTGGCGGCGGCAGCGGCGGTAGCAGCGGTGACGGTGGAGGCGGCGGAGGCGGCGGAGGCAGCGACGGGACCACGCGGTACGACGGCTGGCTCGCAGACGCGAACGGGTACGACGGTGAGGCCGTCGACCGGACCGGCGACGACGAGGTGACCGTCGCGGTCGGCGCCGGCGACGGCCTCGCCTACGACCCGGTCGCCGTCCGCGTCTCACCGGGGACGACCGTCACCTGGGAGTGGAGCGGAATGGGGAGCCGGCACAACGTCGTCGACGACGACGGCCGGTTCGAGAGTGCCTACTACGCGGCAGAGGGCGCGACGTTCTCCCGCGAGTTCGCGGACCCGGGCGTCGCGAAGTACTACTGCACCCCGCATGAGAACCTCGGAATGGTGGGCGTCGTCGAGGTCGTCGACGAGTAACTCCGGAGCAGCAAAGTTCGAACGGGCCGTCACGCAAGCCCGCCGAACGCGTTGCCGGCGAGCCCCGGTCCGGCCGGAACCATGATCCGCCCGTCAGCGACGGGAGCCGGGTCGTCGGCGACGAGGTCGGTCGCCAGCAGGTCGCCTGTCGCGAGCCCATGCGCGCGTTCGTCGCCGTCGGGAAGCGCGGCCGCGACGTGGACCGCCGCGGTCCGCGCAACGGCTGCGTCGATGGTCGTCGTAACGACCGGGTCGACGCCGGCGTGGGCGGCCGCGCGACCTGCCGCGAGCGCCCGCGAGGGACCGCCCAGCGCCATCGGCTTGAGGACGACCGCGTCGGCGGCGCCGGCAGCGATCACCTCGCCGACGCGGTACTGCGTCAGGGACTCGTCGAGCGCGACGGGCGCGCCGACGCCGCGGAGCGCGGCGTGTCCGGCGAGGTCGTCCGCGGGAAGCGGCTGTTCGACGTACTCGACGAGTCCCTCCAGCGCCGCCAGCGCGCGCCGCGCGTCGGCCCGGTCCCAGCCGCCGTTCGCATCGACCCGGAGCGCGATCGCGTCGCCGTCCGTGTCGTTCGTCTCAGCCGCCCCGAGAGCGTCGTCGACGGCGCGTACTCGATCGACGTCCTCCTCCACCGGTCTCGTGCCGACTTTTAGTTTCACCGTCCGGTAGCCAGAAGCGACCGCCGTCTCCGCGTCCGCGACGGTCTCGGCGACGGTCCCGTCGCCAACGGTCGCGTTCGCGGGGACGGACAGCGGCGGGGACCCGCGCGCCAGCGTCGCGGCGACCGCCCGCCCCGCCCGCCGAGCGAACGCGTCCCGATACGCCGTCGTGACGGCGTGGCGCGCGGCAGGCGCCTCCGGTCCCGGCGGAACGCCGTCGTCGCGTGCGCGTTCGAGCGCCCCGCGACACTCGGACGGCGACTCGGTCCACCCCGGGAGCGGCGTCGCCTCGCCGACGCCCGTAGCACCGCCGATGTCGACGCGGACGATGGTGCCCGCTCTGGTCTCGATGTCGCCGGCAGCGGTCGCCAGCGGCGTGGCGAGATCGACTGCGAACCCCCGAAGCGCGACGACGCTCACAGCGCCAGCCCGACGGCGAACAGCGCCGCGAACGCGGCGAGCAGCTTCCCGGTGCGTTCCAGCGCGGGGTTGAGCGCGTCGCCCGCCGTCTCGGTCACCACGGTTTTCGCGAGGGGGACGGCGAGCGGGAGCGTCGCCATCGGCAATAACACCGTGAGGTCGCCCGTCGAGGCGGCGAACACCGGCGGGATCGCGTACGCCATGCCGATGAGGAGGACGAACTGCGCGCGCGAGAACCCGTAGCCGAACCGGACCGTGAGGGTGTTCTTGTCCGCCTCGGCGTCCTCCTCCCTGTCCCTGAGGTTGTTGACGACGAGGATGTCCGTCGAGATGGCGGCGATCGGAAGGGCGGCGACGACCGCGGCGACGGGCACCAGTTCGGCGCGCGGGACGAGCGTGAGGAACTCGACGCCCAGCGCGGCGGCGGCCTGGACGTAGTAGGTGCCCGCGACGGCGACGAGGCCGAAGAAGACGAACACGAACACGTCGCCGAGGCCGTGGTACGCCAGCGGGTACGGGCCGCCGGTGTAGGCCACGCCCATCGCCACCGAGACGAGCCCGACGATCATGATCGGCAGGCCCGCGACCGCGACGAGATACGCGCCGACGACGATGGCCGCGAGGAACGTCAGCCACATCGCCCGCTTCACCTCGGCGGGGTCGATGAGCCCGCCCGCCGTCACTCGGGTGAATCCCTCGCGCTCGGCGGTATCCGCGCCCCTCTCCGCGTCGTAGTAGTCGTTCGCGAAGTTCGTCCCGATCTGGATCAGCGCAGCCCCCACGAGGGCGACGAGCGCCGGCAGCGGGGCGAACACGCCGTCGCGAACGGCGAGGCCCGTCCCCACGAGCACCGGCGCGAGCGCCGCCGGCATCGTCTGGGGGCGCGCAGCGATCACCCACGCGCGTCGCTTGGAGATGTCCGCTTGGCTCGTCTCCGTACTCATTATCGGAGACTGGGGCGGGCGGGGCATGAAGGGTGGGCTTCCCGGTCGGCCGCGCAGGCTGCGCGGACGGGGAGAGCTATACGTCCTCCCGTTCGACGCCATCGCATGGCACGCGTTCCGTACGTCGACCCGGAGGAGTTACCCGAAGAGTACCGCGATCTCGTCGTCTCGAAGCTGCAGGGGAAGCCCGTGAACGTGTACGCCGCGCTCGGCAACAACCCCGAAGTACTGGCGGGCACTCGTGCGTTCCTCTCGTCGCTGTGGGAGTCGAGCGGCCTGCCCGACCGCGAGCGCGAGTTGGTGATCCTCCTCGCGTCCGCCGAGAACGGCAGCCGGTACGAGTGGCACCAGCACGTCCGGATCGGCCGCGACGCCGGCGTCACCGAGGCCGAGATGGCGGCGATCGCCGACGGCGACTTCGACGCCTTCGACGACGACGAGGCGCTCCTGCTGCGGTACGCTCACGCCGCGTTGGGACGCGAGGTCGACGACGCGCTCCACGAGGCGTTCGTCGCCGCCCGCGACGAGTCGACCGCCGTCGGCGTCGCGTCGCTGGCGAACGGCTACACCTCGCTGGCGGGCGTGCTCGACGCCCTCGACGTGGGACTGGAGGAGGGCGAGGAGTTCGCGGGCTGGGATCCGCGGGCGTAGCCGGCAGGTCGCGGTGGCGGTAGTGTCGCTGTCGCGGTGCGGAAACCACTAGGAGTTGTACCGCGAGTGAAGGCCGGAAGGCCCGAACGAGCGGCTCTTTTGGCATTACGGGAAGTCTTCGACTTCCCGTCAGCAGCAGGAATGCGAGGCGTTCCTGCAGCATGAACGGGTTTTGGCGGGGTTCGACGAGCGAGCGAAGCGAGCGAGGAGGACCCCGCCAAAAGAGGTTCGTTTAGTAGTGCCATGGGTAGTCGCTGAAGTCCTGCTCTCTACCCGCTAAGAAGGCGTCGCGGCCCTCCTGGGCCTCCGGGGTCATGTACGCCAGTCGGGTCGCCTCGCCGGCGAACACCTGCTGACCGACCATCCCGTCGTCGGTCATGTTGAACGCGTACTTCAGCATCCGCATCGCCGTCGGCGACTTGCTCGTCATCTCGTCGGCCCACTCCAGCGCCACGTCCTCCAGGTCCTCGTGAGATATCGCCTCGTTGGCCATCCCCATGTCGACGGCCTCCTCCGCCGAGTAGGTCTTCCCGCGGAAGAACACCTCGCGGGCCTTCTTCTGGCCGACCTGCTTGGCGAGGTACGCCGAGCCGAATCCGCCGTCGAAGCTCGCCACGTCGGGGTCCGTCTGGAGGAACTTCGCGTGCTCCTCGCTGGCGAGCGTGAGGTCGCAGATGACGTGCAGCGAGTGGCCGCCGCCGACGGCCCAACCCGGGACCACGGCGACGACGGGCTTGGGCATGAAGCGGATGAGCCGCTGGACCTCGAGGATGTGGAGGCGACCCGCCTTCGCCTCCCGCACGAGTTCGTCGTCGGACTCGTCGGCCTCGTCGTCGTCGCGGTACTCGTAGCCCGACTCCCCGCGGACGGACTGGTCGCCGCCCGAGCAGAACGCCCAGCCGCCGTCCTTCGGCGACGGGCCGTTGCCGGTGAGGAGGACGCAGCCGACGTTCGCCCGCTTGCGGGCGTCGTCGAGCGCGGCGTACAGCTCGTCCACGGTGCCGGGGCGGAACGCGTTGCGCTTCTCGGGGCGATCGAACGCGATCCGAACCGTGGGCGAGTCGATCGCGCGGTGGTAGGTGATGTCGTCGAACGCCTCGCTGCCGTCGACCGGCTCCCAGCGCTCAGGGTCGAAGATCGCCGAGACGTCGTCCGCGTCGTCGCTGTCGCTCATACCCGAACGCGCGGCCGGCCCGCGCAAAAAGGTGCGCCTGTTGTGGGATCGTGACCGTCACGCGATCGTTCCCCAGTGTATTTGCCAACCGGGCAACAACTCTCGCGCATGTCCCTCGCTACGTCCGTCCTCGTCAGGGTCGTCCACGTCGTCGGAATGGCGCTCGTGTTCGGCGGCGCAGCGTCCGCGTGGGCGGCACTTCGAACCCCGGCCGCCGGAGCAACGAGCGGCTTCGACCCGGTCTCGCTCGCTCGGACCTACGAGTGGGTCTTCTGGGGGGCGATGGGCGCGATGGTCGTCACCGGCGTGGGCAACCTCGGCGCGCTCGGACCGCCGGGCCCGGCGAGTCGCTGGGGGACGATACTGACGGCGAAGCTCGTCGCGATCGCCGTCTTCGTCCTCGGGTCGTTCGTTCGAACGCTCGTCGTGTTCAGGCTTGGGCGAGACGGCTCCGCGGGCGCCGGCCGTTCACTCCTCGCCAGGAGCTACGGGGCGACGGCCGGCGCAGTGGTGATCCTCGTCTCGCTCGCGGAGGTGCTTGCGCATGGCTGAGGCCGGGCGCTTCGAACCCTGGGTCGTCTCGTCGTTCAACCTCGTCGCACTGAGCGTCGTCGGGATCACCGCAGCACACGTCGGCGGCGCTCTCGAGGGCGAACTCGCCGGATTCGGGACGCTCCCGGGCGTCGCCGTCTTCGTCTACCTGTGGCTCCTCACCGCGGGTGCGACCCGGTGGGCGCTGGCCGGCCGCGGCCTCGCCGGCTTGCGGGACGGCCTCGGCGGCCTCCGGTCGCTTCTCGTCCGCGGCGTCGCGGCCGGGGCGCTCATCGGGACGGCGTTCCTCCTCGGAGTGCTCGTCGTGTCGTTTCTCGTCAGCCTCGCACAGAACGGCCTACAGCTTCTCTCGATGGCACTCATCGCGCTCATCGGGTGCGCTGTCGCGGGCGTCGTCGGGGGCCTCATCGGCGGACTGTCGGTCGTCCTGGACGCCGGCGGGTACTGGGCGGCAGGGAAGATCGTCGACCGCTGGGTGGACCCGAACCGATCAGCGAGGCCCGCCGGCGACGAGTAGCGTCGGCGTCGTCCCGCGGTCGCGCTCCCGAGGCCCACGATCGCCCGCCGCGTGGCCGAGCCGGGGGCGTCCGTCGAGAAACCGGCGTCCGCCACTCGGCGCTCAACGCTCAGTCAGTCAATCGTTCGGCGGTGCGCTCGGCGATCTCCTCGCGCACGCGGTGGCTCGCCTCGGCGTCGCTCGCGACCTCGATCACGTCGGTCCCGTCGCTCGCGGCGCTCTCGCGGTACAACTCGCGGAACCCCTCGCGGTCGTCGCCGTCGACGCGGGCAAATGACAGGTCGTACAGCTCTCCCGTGGGCTCGAAGTCGAGGTCGTGGGGCGTCTTGAACTGGCTCGTGAACGGCGGGTCGAACGCCTCGATCGGGAGCATGTGGAAGATGCCGCCGCCGTCGTTGTTGATCAGAACGACCGTCGCGCCGACGTCACACCGCTCCAGTGCGAGCAGGCCGTTCATGTCGTGGTAGTACGCGAGGTCGCCGGTGACGAGCGTCAACTCGTCCGTCGTCGCCGACCCGGCGCCCAGCGCCGTCGAGACGATGCCGTCGATGCCGGAGGCTCCCCGGTTCCCGAGCATCGTCAGCCCCTTGGCCGCGGGGGCGGCGAAGCGGTCGGCGTCGCGGACGGGCATCGAGTTCGAGACGAACACGGTCGACGGCTCGGGCGCCAACTCGGTCACGTCGGCGAGCACGCGGCCTTCGAAGAAGCGTCCGCCGTCGGCGGTGGCCTCGACGGCGTCCCAGTGGGCGGCCTCGGCGGCCTCCCAGCGCTCGCGCCACGCGGTCGAATCGGAGTCGAGCGCGCTCCCGACCCCGCCGCCCCCACCCACCTGCCGCGAGAGCGCGCCGCAGAGCCGCGAGGGGTCGGCGACGACCAGGTCGGTGGCTGCGAACTCCGCCTCGCGCCACCCGCCGGCGGGGTCGACGAGCAGTTGTCGCGCGCCGGACCCCGCGAGGTACTTCCGGAGCGGTTTCGAGGTCGGCGAGGCGCCGAACCGCACGACGACCTCCGGGTCCGGCCAGTCCTCCGGAACACCGCCCGCGAGGAAGCCGTCGTAGCCGCCGAGGACGGGCGCGACTCGGACAGCCGAGCCGAATCGAAGCCCCGAGAGCGGGTCCGCGAGCACGGGGAACCCGGTCGCGTGCGCCAGCGCGGTGACTGCCTGGGGGTCGGGGCCCGGCGGGTCCGCGGGCCCGGCGACGATCAGGCCGCGCTCCGCGTCGAGCACGCTGGCGATGCGCTGGAGGTCGCGGTCGTCGGGCATCGGGTGACCGGCAGTCGTCGAGACGAACGGGCGGCCGCCCTCGCGTCCCTGGGCGGCGAGTTCGGGGAGATCGTCGGGCACGTCGCCGTCGACCGCGACGGGTTCCAGTGGTTTGCAGAACGGGACGTTCAGGTGAACCGGACCGGCCGGGGTGCCCTCCGCGGTCGACACGCCGCGCGCGAGGTCGGTGCGCAGCGAGCGCAGTTTCCGGTCGTCGGCCGCGGGCTCGGGGAGATCCTTGTACCACCGGACGGCGTCGCCGTACAGTTTCTCCTGATCGACGGTCTGGTTGGCGCCGGAGTCGCGCAGTTCCGGCGGCCGATCGGCCGTGAGCAGGAGCATCGGTACTCTGGACTGGGCGGCCTCCATCACCGCCGGATGGAAGTTCGCGGCTGCGGTGCCGGACGTGCACACGAGCGGCGTCACCTCGCCTGTGCGGCGGGCGCGACCGAGCGCGAAGAAGGCGGAGGCGCGCTCGTCCAGGTGCGAGAACACGTGGACGTCGGGGTGTTCGGCGAGCGCGACGGTCAGCGGCGTCGAGCGCGAACCGGGGGTGACGCAGACGGCGTCCACGCCTGTCGCCGCGAGCTCGTCGGCGACGGCGCGACCCCACAGCGTGTTTCGGTTCGGGGCGGCGGTCATGGCCGCCGCTTCGGCCGGCCGGCGGATAAACGGCCGTATCTCCGTCCCGTCGTCGACGCGGGGCGACGATGCGCCTTGGTGGTTATCCCAGTAATCGGCTGTGTTCGACCTTCATACACCGATCCTGTGTGGTCAGCAGACCGGCGCCCTCGGCGCGCGCGAGCGCCTCGTCGTCGGTGATGCCGAGTTGAAGCCACAGCCCCTCCACGTCGCCGCGGGCCTCGTGGCGTGCGAGCACGTCGTCGACGATGTCCGACACCTCTTCGCTCGGGCGGAACACGTCGACCAACGCGATCTCCTCCTCGACGTCCGCGAGCGAGTCGTACGCCTCGCGGCCGAGAATCTCGTCGGCGTAGGGATTCACCGGGATCACCTCGTAGCCGCGTTCCTGCAGGTACGCGGGGATGTCGTGGGCGGCCTTCCCCGGCGTGCTCGAACACCCTACGACCGCGACAGGGTCCATCGACAGCAACTCGTGCAGGCCGTCGTCATCGGTGACTGGCATGCTCGAGCGTCCGCCTCCATCGGTCAAAAGGGTTCGTCCGGATCGAACGCGCCGCGGCGGCGACCTGCGTGTCAGGCGTTCGCCAGCCTGACCGACGGCTCGCCGTCCTCGCTGGTCTCGATGATCCCGTCGAACAGTTGCTTCAGGGTGTTCATCGTTTGGTCGTCGTGGGCCGTGGAGTCGAGACAGTACAGCCCGAGGCCGTCGACGCTTTGGATCCGCCCTGTGAACACGTGGAGGAACCGGAACACTGTCTGGAGATCCGAGTACATCAACAGCGTCGACAGCGAGTGGACCATGACGCGGTTCTGTCGGATGCCGCGGTCCTTGTAGAACGCCTCCAGGAACGACGAGAGCTTGATCCCGATGCCGGTCATATCCACCGGAGAGGAGGTGTACTTGATGCGGTCGCTGTCGCGCACGTCGTTGACGCCCTGCTGGCGCGTGACGGTGTCGACGACCGCGACTGGCCGACCCTCGTACGGTTCGCGCTTCTCGAACTGTTTCAGAAGGCGATCCGCCGAGTCTTTGGTCGTCACCATGATCGCGCCCTCACCGTTTCGCGTTCCCTCCGCGAGTACGTCGAGCGCGAGTTCGCGCTTCCCGCTCAGCGGGGGACCGGTGAGGAGAACGTTCGATCCGGGCTCGATCTCCGCCCCGAGCGCCTCTACCTCATACATAGAATGCCTCCGCGAACCGATCGGCGCAGACGGCGCGCTCTCGCGGGCTCGTCGTTCGCTCCGTCTCGCCGGGAGTCATCCAACTACACATGGGTTGCCGTGAGCCGGTATTATTCTTTATGATTAGCTGGACGACGTGACGCCCCTCGGTGGTCATCCCATCACCGCCACGGCTCGGCCAGCGACGAACGCCGCCGCCGCGAGAAACGTCCCGCGTTTGATCCACCGCTGTGCCGTCCCCGGATCCCGGAATCCCCAGGCGGTCGCGCCGAGCATCGTCGCGTCCGCGGGCACGACGACCGCGAGATACGCCAGACCGAACGTCCCGTCGACGTAGGGTATGGCGCTCGCAAGCGTCGCCGTCACCATCGCGACCGTCGCGAGCGCGAGCGCGGGCCGCTCGCCGACGACGATCGGAAGCGTCCGGAGCCCCTCCTCGCGGTCTCCGGCCACGTCCTCGACATCCTTTACCACCTCGCGCGCGAACGTCGCCGTCGCGGCCAGCCCGAACAGCGTCCACGTCGGCGGCGCGACCGGCCCGACCGCGGCCGCCCCGAACAGAAACGTCGAGCCGGTGAGGGAGGCGACGACCGCGTTTCCCACCGCCGGCAACCCCTTGAACAGTTGCGTGTACGCCAGCAGTGCCAGGAGGTTCACAACCGCGATTACCAGCGCCAGCGGCGGCAGCGACAGCGCCGCGGCCGTGGCGATCAGAAACAGCGCGGCCGCGAACCCCGCCGCCTCGCGGGCCGAAACCCGGCCGCTCGGGATCGGCCGCTCTGGCCGGTTCACGGCGTCGATGTCGCGGTCGAAGTAGTCGTTGACCGCGTTCCCGGCGCCCGTCGCCGCCGCGGTCGCGATCACCGCGGCCGCGACCGCCCAAGCCGCGTCAAGCCCGCCCGCGACGAACGAGCCGACGAAGGTGAGCGACCCCGCTGCGACCGCGTTGCCGACGCGGGCGAGTTCGAGGTACCCGCCGATCGTCCGAATCGCGTCCATCGTTCGCGGTCACCGGCCGGTTGGGGATAAAGGGCGCGGGAAGAACGCGACGCCGGTGAGCGCTTGGGCGGAGAGATCGCCCCGCGGCGAGCGTGTTCGGGCGGCGGAGTCCGAACAGCCGGTGTCGCTCTCCCGCCGTGGTCTGCGACCACGCGGAGAGCCCGACGCCGGAGCTCACGCAGCATGGTACCGAACCAACGCCCGCCCGACTATCTCCTCGCCTCGAGCCGTAGTGGCCGTCGCTATCGGTCGATGACTGCCAACTGTTGTCTATCTCTTTGGTTCCCCGATCGATTCGAAGCGCGGGACTTAAGCGGGGCTGCCGGAAACAGACAGGTGCGGGCGCTTAGCTCAGTCTGGACAGAGTGCTTGGCTTCGGACCAAGTTGCCGCGGGTTCAAATCCTGCAGCGCCCATTCCTTCGCCGCCCGTTCCACCTCCAACCGGAGGTTCTCCGTACAGGCCCTCTCGACACCAAATCCGGCGTTTGAACCTTCTCTGAACTCCCCACTTTCTGAGCGTTCAAATGGAATTCCCATGTGTTGGTCTGAGCTGCCGAGATGGCCACTCGGTCTGGTTTTGCCGGAAAACAAACAATTAGTCTTTTTTATTTCTGTGTCTCCTGAACGTGGATGTATGGGAAGTTGATAAAAGATGGCCCTAGTGTCGGGCTTGTTGCGACTTTTGGGGGTATCGAACTCGTTTTACGATCGTTCGGGGAATCATCATCCCCAGCTACCGATTTTATTGCCTCGGCGACGAGCCTCTTCGGAAGTGAAATCGTTACTTCGCCTATCCTATCTTGGAGTATCGGATGGATGTTTTTGGGAAGTTTAGCATATCAGATCTTCTACCGGGTTGATGTCCTCCAAGACGAGGCTCATGTCAGCCGTCGGTCTGCCTATTTCGCTGGAGCCGCTCTTGCGACACTCATTGGAGCAGGACTTACGTGGCGTGTCTTTGGGTTGGTAGTCTCATATGGATCTATCCCGCCTGTCATTGCTGATGGTATTATCCAAGCCACATTGCTTCTCGCGTTGATTCTCATACTCATGTCTGACAACCCAGTTACTGATGGACAACTCGCGGTAGTACTCGGTGCAGCGATGATGATCGCTGCGATGCTGTATCCTCTTCCCGAGGTTGCTGTTATTGTCTGGTTCATTACGGGTATTGGCGTCAACAGAATTCCGTTAGGGCCCCAGCTCAAGCAAGTTCTCAATGATCCGGTTGAACGATTGATGATTGGCGTCGCCGCAACGACAGTAAATATACGGGGTTTTGTGTCCGCATTGTATATCATCGCGGGACTTATTCTCTCTGTAGCAGTATTTCTTGATTCACCAGGAACCATTGAGCAAAACATCCGAACTCTCGTTGTGAGCTTCACAACCGGGTCAGGTTCTGGGGATTTCGCCGTTTCAACAGTTGAAGAAGTCGCATTTCTGAGCTTGACCGCTTTCGCGCCAGCAGTGTACGGTGTTTGGTACTGGTTGCGAGTTACAGAACGACTGCCGTTCGCCTTGGGACTGGCAGCAGACCCAACGGAAGACGATTCAGGATCCGGTCGGTTTGGTGTGCGAGAATGGGGGCCAGATGATAGCGGTGGGGATCATACCGAAGTCGAGGGTGTAGCGTATCGACCAATTCCCCCTGGATTTGGAATCCCAATTGTTCTTCTCTTCGCACCGTTACTCGTCTACGTTGATTCCACATCAGAGATCTCGTCGGGAACCATTCCGCGTGGCTATCTCATCGCCGCGGGGTCCGCTGCCATCCTAGCAATTGGGACTATTGGCATCACCATCATACGGGCACGGACTATGTCAGAATACGACTCGGACGCTCCGACGGTTGCTGCTTGGGCCCTTGCGCTGCAACTAGCGTTCGTTGCATTACTGGGTCCTACTGAAGTCACGTCTGTTATCAACAATTTCCTGACAGGTCAACGCTTAGGTGTTGATCTCACTGCTGTCGGGTCTGCACTTGCGGGCGCTATTATTTTGGGCGCGCTGGTGGTTCTTCCCTCGAAGATTCCCAAGATCGCGGATGCGAATCCGGTGCTTGGCATGAGCCTCCTTGCTGTCGTGTTCGGAGTAGTAGTGGCCGTGATTGGCGCAGGAAATACGCTTGTGGGTGGTATTGCCGGAATAGCGGTTATTGCTGGTATTGCTGGGGTTGTTATTGGATCCATAGTAGAAATTAGTGATTTTTGACAGACAAGTACGTAATGGGCATCTTAGTGTTGAAAATATATTGCGTTTCTATAGCTCATACACTATCGGATTTGTCATCATCTCCTTCATAGACGGAAGTTGTCCGAACACTATTTCATCTGTATCTATCATCAAGCGTCGACGGTCCCCCTGCGCATCTTCTTGGGACCGCGATCGACGTGCATCCCTCCCTCTCACTTCATAGGGAGCGGGCCGATGGGGAGGCGGCGCGCGAGTGGCCCCTGTGGGTTCGAGCGCGCTCCGAGCCGGCTACTCGACGAACTCCAAGTTTTCTGGCTTGTACGTGTACAGCGTGATTTCCTGGTCGTCACAGTACGACGAGAGCAACGCCTCGCTGAATCCCTGCCAGTCGCCCGGTCCCTCGTCCAACGAACTGGGGAACGCTACCCGGACTGCCTCGCTGTCGAGTTCCTGACCGTAGAGTTCGACCTTCGTCTCCGGCGGCAGCACCTCGACGACGACCGCCTCTGACGCCTCCTGGTCGTCGGCCCGCTTCACCCGATCACCCGGCTGGAACGGGTTGTCCGGCTTCTGGTTCATGTGTGCCGTGTTCGGTCCGAGGTCCTGCAGGCTGTTCATCGGCTGCGCCGCCAGGTGCTGCAACTTCTCGGGCTCGTCGCCGGAGTACGCCTCCCCCGTTCGGACCTTCGATTTCAGAACTGCCATGTGCTCCCAGCCGAGGAGGATCAGCGAGTCCTCGTTATCGCGGTGCCACGCCATCACGATGATGTCGTCCTCCGAGTCGTTCTCGACGAGCGTTCGCGGGAGGAAGGCAGCCACATCACGCGAGGTCTTGACGTCGATATTGTACCCGAACACCTCGAAATCGTGTCCCGAGAAGCTTTCAGGATTACATCGCCGCATCGCGTCCTCGTTCTCCCATTCCCACATCTCTGCCGGGACGTATTCTCGACAGAACTGCTCGAACGCGATCTCCCCGAGGTTCCCCACGCGCTTCTTTCCGACGTCCTCCGCACCCTGCTGTTTCGCCTGGTAGTCAGCTCGGGACCGATCGATCTCGTCTGGC contains:
- a CDS encoding 1,4-dihydroxy-2-naphthoate polyprenyltransferase, with protein sequence MSTETSQADISKRRAWVIAARPQTMPAALAPVLVGTGLAVRDGVFAPLPALVALVGAALIQIGTNFANDYYDAERGADTAEREGFTRVTAGGLIDPAEVKRAMWLTFLAAIVVGAYLVAVAGLPIMIVGLVSVAMGVAYTGGPYPLAYHGLGDVFVFVFFGLVAVAGTYYVQAAAALGVEFLTLVPRAELVPVAAVVAALPIAAISTDILVVNNLRDREEDAEADKNTLTVRFGYGFSRAQFVLLIGMAYAIPPVFAASTGDLTVLLPMATLPLAVPLAKTVVTETAGDALNPALERTGKLLAAFAALFAVGLAL
- a CDS encoding halocyanin domain-containing protein, with amino-acid sequence MSETTGPELVRQTATRRRLLAAVGATGVAAALSGCIGGGGTGGGSGGSSGDGGGGGGGGGSDGTTRYDGWLADANGYDGEAVDRTGDDEVTVAVGAGDGLAYDPVAVRVSPGTTVTWEWSGMGSRHNVVDDDGRFESAYYAAEGATFSREFADPGVAKYYCTPHENLGMVGVVEVVDE
- a CDS encoding long-chain-fatty-acid--CoA ligase yields the protein MTNLVTHVGSTAEEHPDETAVWYDGTDISYRDLWGQVGAFASGLADAGVDTGGRVGIYLPNLPQFVIGFHGTLRAGGVVVPMNPQYKSREIEHMLTDSGAEVVVTLPDLAEHVADVREDTDVHTVVTIGQAVEGTVSFEEFCGDPAFETVDRGDDDIACQPYTSGTTGTPKGVLLTHDNLASNAAMSASLVPGGISTDDRQLGVLPLFHIYGMTVVMNATLFDGGAYYPLPAWDAQQAFDLIESRELTLMHGVPAMYNDAINQPDAAERDLSSLRLCGVGGSGIPVEVLRRFEELFDVKIYEGYGLTETSPVTHFNTPEKGRRVGSIGKTLPGVSSMVVDDEFEEIDPVDEGPVDEEEVALDDVTGEVVVSGPNVMQGYHNRPEANEEVFTERDGKRWFHTGDIGYHDADGYFYIVDREKHMINTAGYNVYPREVEELLFEHEAVADAAIVGIPDDRRGETVKAFIVPKPGADVTPDEIRQFCLDNLAEYKHPREVEFVEELPRTTTGKVQKFELRGE
- a CDS encoding 1,4-dihydroxy-2-naphthoyl-CoA synthase; this encodes MSDSDDADDVSAIFDPERWEPVDGSEAFDDITYHRAIDSPTVRIAFDRPEKRNAFRPGTVDELYAALDDARKRANVGCVLLTGNGPSPKDGGWAFCSGGDQSVRGESGYEYRDDDEADESDDELVREAKAGRLHILEVQRLIRFMPKPVVAVVPGWAVGGGHSLHVICDLTLASEEHAKFLQTDPDVASFDGGFGSAYLAKQVGQKKAREVFFRGKTYSAEEAVDMGMANEAISHEDLEDVALEWADEMTSKSPTAMRMLKYAFNMTDDGMVGQQVFAGEATRLAYMTPEAQEGRDAFLAGREQDFSDYPWHY
- a CDS encoding mandelate racemase/muconate lactonizing enzyme family protein gives rise to the protein MSVVALRGFAVDLATPLATAAGDIETRAGTIVRVDIGGATGVGEATPLPGWTESPSECRGALERARDDGVPPGPEAPAARHAVTTAYRDAFARRAGRAVAATLARGSPPLSVPANATVGDGTVAETVADAETAVASGYRTVKLKVGTRPVEEDVDRVRAVDDALGAAETNDTDGDAIALRVDANGGWDRADARRALAALEGLVEYVEQPLPADDLAGHAALRGVGAPVALDESLTQYRVGEVIAAGAADAVVLKPMALGGPSRALAAGRAAAHAGVDPVVTTTIDAAVARTAAVHVAAALPDGDERAHGLATGDLLATDLVADDPAPVADGRIMVPAGPGLAGNAFGGLA
- a CDS encoding carboxymuconolactone decarboxylase family protein, whose protein sequence is MARVPYVDPEELPEEYRDLVVSKLQGKPVNVYAALGNNPEVLAGTRAFLSSLWESSGLPDRERELVILLASAENGSRYEWHQHVRIGRDAGVTEAEMAAIADGDFDAFDDDEALLLRYAHAALGREVDDALHEAFVAARDESTAVGVASLANGYTSLAGVLDALDVGLEEGEEFAGWDPRA